In Erigeron canadensis isolate Cc75 chromosome 1, C_canadensis_v1, whole genome shotgun sequence, a single window of DNA contains:
- the LOC122585387 gene encoding plasmodesmata-located protein 2-like — protein sequence MKPSNLVPLILIIGVVVNGGGDNNKLVYKGCAKQGLSDPNGVYSSALSAIFGTLIQQSSKAKFFKTTSGSVVSGLFQCRGDLSNVECYTCVSRLPILMDKLCGKTVAARIQLLGCYMLYEVSGFAQISGMELLYKKCGKTGSGVQQTSRDAAFSSLETAIAANNNGGFYTTSYEAVYVLGQCEGDLGSSDCGACVKSAVQRAQVECGRAVVSGQIYLHRCFISFNYYAYPNGGTPPPKPNNNPSSSYSSSSSSSSSSTSSSGSNTGKTVAIILGGAAGVGFLIVFLLIVRKAMKKDDDGY from the exons ATGAAACCCTCAAACCTTGTGcccttaatattaattataggCGTGGTTGTAAATGGAGGAGGAGATAATAATAAGTTGGTATACAAAGGATGTGCAAAACAAGGTCTATCAGATCCAAACGGGGTGTACTCATCGGCTCTGTCTGCCATATTTGGGACCCTCATCCAGCAATCTTCAAAAGCCAAGTTCTTCAAGACAACAAGTGGGTCGGTGGTTTCGGGTCTGTTTCAGTGCAGAGGGGATCTGAGTAACGTGGAATGCTACACCTGCGTCAGCAGACTCCCAATCTTGATGGACAAGCTCTGCGGCAAAACCGTGGCTGCAAGAATCCAGCTTTTGGGTTGTTACATGCTTTATGAGGTATCCGGGTTTGCTCAGATATCTGGAATGGAGCTGCTTTACAAGAAATGTGGGAAAACCGGTAGCGGCGTTCAGCAAACAAGCAGGGATGCCGCATTTTCATCTTTGGAAACTGCGATTGCCGCAAATAATAATGGGGGGTTTTATACAACGAGCTATGAGGCGGTGTATGTGTTGGGGCAATGTGAAGGGGATTTAGGGAGCTCCGATTGCGGGGCGTGTGTAAAAAGTGCGGTCCAAAGAGCCCAGGTGGAGTGCGGGAGGGCAGTCGTGTCTGGTCAAATATATCTTCATCGATGTTTCATCAGCTTTAATTACTATGCTTATCCTAATGGCGGCACTCCTCCTCCTAAACCTAACAACAATCCTTCCTCTTCATATTCATCTTCCTCTTCCTCTTCCTCTTCCTCTACATCATcatcag GGTCAAATACAGGAAAAACAGTGGCAATAATCTTAGGAGGGGCAGCGGGTGTTGGCTTCTTGattgtttttttgttgattGTTAGAAAGGCTATGAAGAAAGATGATGATG GTTATTGA